The window CGGCCCGGCTCGGCCGTCGCCACAGCTGCCAGAGGCTGGTGGTCCCGAGCGCGAGCCCGAGGCTCATCGTCTGGCCGTTGTGGAACTTCGCGTGCGGTGGCCAGGCGGGGTTCTTGACGTGCGTTTCGTTCCAGTCGGCGCGGTACGGGCCCACGGCCGTCACCACCGACACCAGCGAGATCAGGGTTCGTCCCAGTGATTTCCTGCTCATCGTGCCAGTATCGTCCCACTACGGCGATCGAGGTCGATCACCGGCGGCGGGCGCGGAACGTCCAGGTGCGCAACGGCAGGTCGAACTCGCCCGACGCGG of the Amycolatopsis sp. NBC_01488 genome contains:
- a CDS encoding DUF6640 family protein, whose amino-acid sequence is MSRKSLGRTLISLVSVVTAVGPYRADWNETHVKNPAWPPHAKFHNGQTMSLGLALGTTSLWQLWRRPSRAGLDAGAVLASLYWLTQISALAYPESKAVDPPGTAKFPQAVVAFPALAITALGYVLERRRLARD